From Streptomyces sp. TLI_235, a single genomic window includes:
- a CDS encoding ABC-type spermidine/putrescine transport system permease subunit II, giving the protein MSSVFSWLRRHLVTLAGILALAYLVLPNLVVLLFSFNKPAGKFNYEWAEFSTAAWTDPCGVADMCGSLALSLQLALAATAGATILGTMVAFALARYRFRGRAATTGLIFLPMAMPEVVMAASLGTLFLNMRIPFGFTTILIAHIMFCLSFVVTAVKARVMSMDPRLEQAAQDLYATPVQTFLKITLPLAAPGIAAGALLSFALSFDDFIITQFNSGPTTVTFPMFVWGASQRGIPVQVNVIGTAMFVAAVLLTVTGQWIGNRRKARA; this is encoded by the coding sequence ATGAGCAGTGTGTTCAGCTGGCTGCGCCGGCACCTCGTCACCCTCGCGGGCATCCTCGCCCTCGCCTACCTCGTACTGCCCAACCTCGTCGTCCTGCTCTTCTCGTTCAACAAGCCGGCCGGCAAGTTCAACTACGAGTGGGCGGAGTTCTCCACCGCCGCCTGGACGGACCCCTGCGGCGTCGCCGACATGTGCGGCTCGCTCGCCCTCAGCCTCCAGCTCGCCCTCGCCGCGACCGCCGGCGCCACGATCCTCGGCACCATGGTCGCCTTCGCCCTGGCCCGCTACCGCTTCCGCGGCCGCGCCGCCACCACCGGGCTGATCTTCCTGCCGATGGCCATGCCCGAGGTCGTCATGGCCGCCTCGCTCGGCACGCTGTTCCTCAACATGCGCATCCCGTTCGGCTTCACCACGATCCTGATCGCCCACATCATGTTCTGCCTCAGCTTCGTGGTCACCGCCGTCAAGGCCCGCGTCATGAGCATGGACCCGCGCCTCGAACAGGCCGCCCAGGACCTCTACGCCACCCCCGTGCAGACCTTCCTCAAGATCACCCTGCCGCTCGCCGCCCCCGGCATCGCCGCCGGCGCGCTACTCAGCTTCGCCCTCTCCTTCGACGACTTCATCATCACCCAGTTCAACTCCGGCCCGACGACCGTCACCTTCCCGATGTTCGTCTGGGGCGCCTCCCAGCGCGGCATACCCGTCCAGGTGAACGTGATCGGCACCGCGATGTTCGTCGCCGCCGTCCTCCTCACCGTCACCGGGCAGTGGATCGGCAACCGCCGGAAGGCGCGCGCCTGA